A stretch of Bradyrhizobium sp. CCBAU 53338 DNA encodes these proteins:
- a CDS encoding phosphohydrolase, giving the protein MTREELVAAYMAPGRHYHNLAHIEDCLAALAQLDGLSGRERETLTEAIWWHDVVYDPTRRDNEERSAELAEQHVHADLCDEVCRLIRLTKSHDVAADDRLGAVLISIDLGILGAAPARYDAYAAAIRQEFIHVSDVDYRAGRAAVLRRFAARPVIYPDAAFAARYDRRARDNLARELASLG; this is encoded by the coding sequence ATGACCCGCGAAGAACTGGTTGCCGCCTACATGGCGCCCGGCCGCCATTATCATAACCTCGCGCATATCGAGGATTGCCTGGCTGCGCTTGCGCAGCTGGATGGCCTCTCGGGCCGCGAACGCGAGACACTGACCGAAGCGATCTGGTGGCACGATGTCGTGTACGATCCGACCCGGCGGGACAACGAGGAACGCAGCGCGGAGCTCGCCGAGCAGCACGTGCACGCCGATCTCTGCGATGAGGTCTGCCGCCTGATCCGGCTGACGAAATCTCACGACGTTGCGGCGGACGATCGTCTTGGCGCTGTGCTGATCTCGATCGATCTCGGCATCCTCGGCGCTGCGCCCGCGCGCTATGACGCCTATGCGGCAGCCATCCGGCAGGAGTTCATCCACGTCAGCGACGTCGACTATCGCGCCGGCCGCGCCGCAGTGCTTCGCCGGTTTGCTGCGCGTCCGGTCATCTATCCAGATGCCGCCTTCGCCGCGAGATATGATCGGCGCGCCCGCGACAATCTTGCGCGGGAGTTGGCGTCGCTGGGGTGA
- a CDS encoding GTP pyrophosphokinase family protein codes for MAGADGFVLLNGVRVVASWPEQLKAAQEITTYQISGKGYARVAYGDEGEDWGADSRPCHDCAAIKGQFHVPGCDVERCPRCGGQSISCDCSEDEFSNGEFDFRNHQEKAVSAYLLKRPHYEEACLVAKNILQRSIERAGIKISSIDARAKDPHSFGLKATKPSESNPGLPKYADPLVDITDLAGVRIIAFFPNSIAKIDEIILSEFHVLERSDKGEKLYDEGRFGYKSVHYLVLLGPKRSSLSEYEKYADTTIEVQVRTILQHAWAEIEHDIQYKSTSVIPDEIRRRFNALAGMLEVADREFQSVQDEDDRLRQTARQMIKEGDIDDVEITPDALKAFLAKTIGGDQRIRWSSYDYLARALRRCGFRTLRQLERCVRGYDGSELSRLVYGSRQGQIVRCELMVLASMGELFVSRHPWSNEKWFRDGSDEMLRLFLEGNVEIGSFDPLIDS; via the coding sequence ATGGCAGGAGCGGACGGGTTCGTCCTTTTAAACGGCGTGAGGGTGGTCGCCTCATGGCCCGAGCAACTGAAGGCGGCTCAGGAAATCACAACGTATCAGATTAGCGGCAAAGGTTATGCTCGGGTAGCTTATGGCGATGAAGGCGAAGATTGGGGCGCGGACTCTAGGCCGTGCCACGACTGCGCTGCGATAAAGGGGCAGTTTCATGTCCCGGGATGTGATGTAGAGCGATGTCCGAGATGTGGCGGCCAATCGATTTCCTGTGATTGCTCAGAAGATGAGTTTTCGAACGGAGAGTTCGATTTTAGGAATCACCAAGAGAAAGCGGTGAGTGCATACTTGTTGAAGCGCCCTCATTACGAGGAAGCTTGTCTTGTGGCCAAGAACATACTGCAACGATCGATTGAGAGGGCGGGAATCAAGATAAGCTCGATCGACGCTCGAGCAAAAGATCCTCACAGCTTCGGTCTGAAAGCGACGAAGCCCAGCGAGTCAAATCCGGGTCTCCCCAAATATGCAGATCCTCTGGTAGACATCACGGATCTGGCAGGAGTTAGGATAATAGCCTTTTTTCCAAATTCGATTGCGAAGATCGATGAGATTATTCTAAGCGAATTCCACGTGCTGGAGCGATCTGACAAGGGCGAGAAGCTTTATGACGAAGGACGATTTGGGTACAAGAGCGTACATTATTTGGTCCTTCTCGGACCAAAGAGGTCGTCATTGTCAGAATACGAGAAATACGCCGACACGACTATCGAAGTTCAGGTGCGTACAATTTTGCAGCACGCTTGGGCTGAAATCGAGCATGACATTCAATACAAATCAACATCAGTGATACCAGACGAGATAAGGCGACGATTCAATGCTTTGGCTGGAATGCTAGAGGTCGCTGATCGAGAATTTCAATCAGTACAAGACGAGGACGACCGGCTTCGACAAACTGCGCGGCAGATGATTAAAGAGGGAGATATCGACGACGTCGAGATCACCCCTGATGCTCTCAAAGCATTTCTTGCAAAAACAATCGGGGGAGATCAACGCATCCGCTGGTCGTCTTATGACTACCTCGCCCGTGCTTTGCGAAGATGCGGATTTCGTACTTTACGTCAGCTCGAACGCTGTGTGCGAGGTTATGATGGAAGTGAGCTTAGCCGTTTGGTCTATGGCTCTCGGCAGGGTCAAATAGTTCGATGCGAACTCATGGTGCTTGCGAGTATGGGTGAGTTGTTCGTCAGCCGGCACCCTTGGTCTAACGAAAAATGGTTCCGTGATGGTTCTGACGAGATGCTCCGTCTGTTCCTGGAGGGAAACGTCGAAATCGGAAGCTTCGATCCACTCATAGATTCGTAG
- a CDS encoding mismatch-specific DNA-glycosylase, producing MSNRAPHRLPDQLRDNLRLVFVGTAASTRSAELGHYYAHPGNRFWRAIHEAGITPRRYQPEEFASLIELGIGFTDLSKSGAGMDHQIAAETIDVPGFRAKMDKYRPRTIAFTSKKAASLFYGRPSSGIVLGRQKRDARLPEIFVLPSPSGAASGHWTIEPWRELARWIAA from the coding sequence ATGTCCAACCGCGCCCCTCACCGCCTCCCCGACCAGCTCCGCGACAACCTCCGCCTCGTCTTTGTCGGCACCGCCGCCTCGACGCGCTCGGCCGAGCTCGGGCATTATTACGCCCATCCCGGCAACCGCTTCTGGCGCGCGATCCACGAGGCCGGGATCACGCCGCGGCGGTATCAGCCTGAAGAGTTCGCATCGCTGATCGAGCTTGGGATCGGCTTCACCGATCTGTCCAAGTCGGGCGCCGGGATGGATCACCAGATCGCGGCTGAGACGATCGACGTGCCGGGCTTCAGGGCGAAGATGGATAAGTATCGGCCGCGGACGATTGCGTTCACGAGCAAGAAGGCGGCGAGCCTGTTTTATGGCAGGCCGTCGAGCGGGATTGTGCTGGGGCGGCAGAAGCGCGATGCGCGCCTGCCGGAGATCTTTGTGCTGCCGTCGCCGTCGGGGGCGGCGTCGGGGCATTGGACGATCGAGCCGTGGCGGGAGCTGGCGAGGTGGATCGCCGCGTAA